A region from the Candidatus Electrothrix scaldis genome encodes:
- a CDS encoding IS1380 family transposase: MKKKKNTTYRKSDLKINYIDITDDCLTSRSGLSLFIAYLHGISLFPIIESLFGDLRKSKKGASAVEIFKQIFCFMMDGTSRHLVYFDDLKADKGYAACIETSEDDMASSHTIKRFFGNFSFVKVFVFRRLLQKLFIWRLNITKPAVVELGIDTMVMENDDAECRHGVKPTYKKKKGFQPLQMNWGRFFVDAVFRGGDKHSNHGDTVQKMILHIVNRIRKEYRHDVPIVIRMDSGFFDQKIFEFCEQLGVGYICGGKMYKDIKEFASETTRWRRFAAPGKKDIWEYAEFGTKRGNWKQFRRAIYCRLCNHGSQLRLPGTGPDTVIITNLGRGGTIDELLEKAGVMSEYVSANAIVAGYHVRGSDELVNRGFKDFGHEQLPFTRFTPNAAWYYMLLVGFFLFESFKEDAASPVVSITAYASTVRRQLIDVAGKIVRHSGQVVLKVARCAFEGLQLAEMLKRCIEPPVLQH; the protein is encoded by the coding sequence ATGAAGAAGAAAAAAAACACGACCTATCGAAAAAGTGACCTGAAAATTAATTATATTGACATAACTGACGACTGTTTGACCAGTCGGTCAGGTCTGTCTCTTTTTATAGCGTACCTGCATGGTATTTCATTATTCCCTATTATTGAGAGTTTGTTCGGCGATCTGAGAAAAAGCAAAAAAGGTGCATCGGCGGTTGAGATATTCAAGCAGATATTCTGTTTCATGATGGACGGAACCAGTCGACATCTGGTGTACTTTGACGATCTTAAGGCAGATAAGGGCTATGCCGCCTGTATAGAGACATCAGAGGATGACATGGCCTCCTCGCATACAATCAAGCGTTTTTTCGGCAATTTTTCTTTTGTTAAAGTGTTTGTTTTTCGACGTCTGCTGCAGAAACTGTTCATTTGGCGATTGAATATAACCAAGCCAGCCGTTGTTGAACTCGGCATTGATACAATGGTTATGGAAAACGATGACGCAGAGTGTCGACATGGAGTAAAACCGACCTATAAAAAAAAGAAAGGATTCCAGCCGTTACAGATGAACTGGGGAAGATTTTTTGTAGATGCGGTTTTTCGCGGTGGTGATAAGCACTCGAATCACGGTGACACTGTCCAAAAAATGATATTGCATATTGTGAATCGCATCAGAAAGGAATATCGACATGATGTCCCGATTGTTATCCGAATGGACAGTGGTTTTTTCGACCAGAAGATTTTTGAATTTTGTGAGCAACTTGGTGTTGGTTATATCTGTGGTGGGAAGATGTATAAAGATATAAAAGAATTTGCAAGTGAGACAACCCGTTGGAGGCGTTTTGCCGCACCCGGTAAGAAAGATATTTGGGAGTATGCGGAATTCGGCACTAAAAGGGGTAATTGGAAGCAATTTCGACGTGCTATATACTGTCGCCTGTGCAACCACGGGTCTCAGCTTCGGCTTCCAGGAACTGGTCCAGACACCGTGATCATTACAAATCTTGGGCGTGGCGGAACTATTGACGAACTTCTTGAAAAGGCGGGAGTTATGTCAGAATATGTAAGTGCCAACGCTATTGTTGCAGGGTATCATGTACGCGGTAGCGACGAGTTGGTTAACCGAGGTTTCAAGGATTTTGGCCATGAACAACTGCCGTTCACTCGATTCACTCCAAACGCTGCGTGGTATTACATGCTACTGGTCGGCTTTTTTCTTTTTGAATCATTCAAAGAGGATGCAGCTTCTCCCGTAGTTTCAATAACAGCCTATGCATCAACAGTGCGCCGTCAACTGATAGATGTAGCGGGTAAAATTGTCAGGCACAGCGGTCAGGTTGTATTAAAAGTGGCCCGGTGTGCTTTTGAAGGGCTTCAATTAGCCGAAATGTTAAAAAGGTGTATTGAGCCCCCTGTGTTACAACACTAG
- a CDS encoding DUF4143 domain-containing protein, whose amino-acid sequence MQNYIRTYLNRDIQQLFPGLNREKFRLFIQMLSNVSGTVINYSNVARTLGVSQPTARDYFHIAHNTFIWRHIPAYSQNTSKRIVKHPKGYLRDTGLLHFLLHLRSLNDLQAHPMMGHSWEAAVTEEILRGLDALGISYDYSYYRTGAGAEVDLILEGDFGVVPIEIKYSQKVLLRELRGIRDFIKEHDCPYGLVINNDEQVRQYEENLLGIPFACCVSD is encoded by the coding sequence ATGCAAAACTATATTCGGACATATCTGAATCGTGATATCCAACAGCTCTTTCCCGGCCTGAACAGAGAAAAATTCAGGCTCTTCATTCAGATGCTCAGTAATGTATCCGGGACAGTTATCAATTACTCCAATGTTGCCAGAACCCTTGGTGTTTCCCAGCCCACTGCACGAGATTATTTTCACATAGCTCATAATACCTTTATCTGGCGTCATATTCCGGCGTACAGCCAAAATACATCCAAAAGGATTGTCAAACATCCCAAGGGGTATCTGCGTGATACCGGCCTGCTTCATTTTCTGCTCCACCTGCGGAGCCTGAATGATCTCCAGGCTCATCCGATGATGGGCCATTCCTGGGAGGCTGCGGTGACGGAAGAAATCCTGCGCGGACTTGATGCCCTGGGTATCTCCTATGATTACTCGTATTATCGAACCGGTGCCGGTGCCGAGGTTGACCTGATCCTTGAAGGTGATTTCGGAGTTGTGCCGATAGAAATAAAGTACAGCCAGAAGGTACTGTTGCGGGAACTGCGCGGTATCCGGGATTTTATCAAAGAACATGACTGTCCCTACGGCTTGGTCATCAATAACGACGAGCAGGTAAGGCAGTATGAAGAAAATTTGTTGGGCATCCCCTTTGCCTGCTGTGTAAGCGACTAA
- a CDS encoding type II toxin-antitoxin system VapC family toxin has translation MIFFDTNVLVYAAITQDINKQKISDRLIEETVRDGTMTLSPLVISEFVFVLSKLKISRELIEAALALYEPFAKNAIEPSMVFEAAALCNDLGRGKSINDAVHLKFAEQYCRKIVTFDSDFKMFKKHSDCHSEILSNDSD, from the coding sequence ATGATATTTTTTGACACGAATGTCCTGGTTTATGCAGCGATAACACAGGATATTAATAAACAAAAGATTTCTGATCGTCTGATTGAAGAGACTGTTCGGGACGGGACAATGACCCTTTCCCCTTTAGTCATCAGTGAATTTGTTTTTGTGCTGTCAAAATTAAAAATCTCCAGAGAATTAATTGAGGCAGCTCTGGCACTGTATGAACCTTTTGCCAAAAATGCCATTGAGCCCTCAATGGTTTTTGAGGCTGCTGCATTATGCAACGACTTGGGCCGAGGAAAGAGTATCAATGATGCAGTCCATCTGAAATTTGCCGAGCAATACTGTCGAAAAATTGTGACCTTTGACAGCGACTTCAAAATGTTTAAAAAACACTCCGATTGTCATAGCGAGATACTCTCCAACGACTCTGATTAA
- a CDS encoding AAA family ATPase, with the protein MKRIAEKQIITWKDSPRRKPLIIRGARQVGKTWLVDNVLAKQFEGYVKIDLEKRRDLHPLFADNLDPGAILRHLELAAGRIIPGRTLVFFDEIQACPRAIMALRYFFEEMPELHVVAAGSLLEFAFGEISVPVGRVQYLYMHPMTFYEYLLALGKETVAEYTLQAPETVAESIQQAVLTELRQYFFIGGMPECVKTFRNSGSMLASFQVQSEILDSYRDDFAKYLPRIDPLCLDAVFLNAAKGVGEQLKYTRLNAGHSGQMNRKAFDLLVKAKLLHKIPSCDPSGLPLGATANLKKFKASMLDIGLMQRLCQVPAKTELLQEDLLAMYKGKLAEQFVAQELLAWHSSELFYWARAARSSTAEVDFLVVRQGKIYPVEVKSGAGGSMKSLHLMLEKYSNCPQGLVLYSGCRCELPEQKLLFLPLYCAALIGDMRWDAG; encoded by the coding sequence TTGAAAAGAATCGCAGAAAAACAAATCATTACCTGGAAAGATTCCCCGCGCCGAAAACCCCTGATCATCCGTGGGGCACGTCAGGTCGGGAAAACCTGGCTTGTGGACAATGTTCTGGCAAAGCAATTTGAAGGATACGTCAAGATAGATCTGGAAAAACGACGGGATCTGCATCCGCTCTTTGCGGATAATCTTGATCCGGGAGCTATCCTCCGTCATCTGGAACTGGCAGCCGGGCGCATCATTCCCGGTCGTACCCTTGTTTTTTTTGATGAAATCCAGGCATGCCCCAGGGCGATCATGGCCCTGCGCTATTTCTTTGAGGAAATGCCGGAGCTTCATGTTGTTGCTGCTGGCTCTCTGCTGGAGTTCGCCTTTGGAGAGATTTCGGTTCCAGTGGGACGAGTGCAGTATCTGTACATGCACCCCATGACCTTTTACGAGTACCTCCTTGCTTTGGGCAAAGAAACGGTTGCCGAGTATACGCTTCAAGCACCGGAAACGGTTGCCGAGTCCATCCAGCAGGCTGTTTTGACGGAACTGCGGCAGTATTTTTTTATCGGAGGGATGCCGGAATGCGTCAAGACCTTTCGTAACTCCGGGTCAATGCTTGCCTCTTTTCAGGTTCAGTCAGAAATTCTTGACTCATACCGTGATGATTTTGCCAAGTACCTGCCAAGAATAGACCCTCTCTGCCTTGACGCAGTTTTTCTCAATGCGGCAAAAGGTGTGGGAGAACAGCTCAAATATACCCGCCTCAATGCAGGTCACTCCGGCCAGATGAACCGCAAGGCCTTTGACCTGTTGGTGAAGGCAAAATTACTCCATAAGATTCCTTCCTGTGATCCCAGTGGACTTCCCCTTGGTGCGACGGCCAACCTGAAAAAATTCAAGGCATCCATGCTGGACATCGGCCTGATGCAACGGCTCTGTCAGGTACCGGCAAAGACCGAGCTGCTTCAGGAAGATCTGCTGGCGATGTACAAAGGAAAACTCGCAGAGCAGTTTGTTGCTCAGGAGCTGCTGGCTTGGCACAGTTCAGAGCTTTTTTATTGGGCACGGGCTGCCCGTAGCAGTACTGCAGAAGTGGATTTTCTTGTTGTCCGGCAGGGAAAGATCTATCCGGTGGAGGTGAAGTCAGGTGCAGGTGGAAGCATGAAAAGCCTCCACCTGATGTTGGAGAAATATTCGAACTGTCCGCAGGGACTGGTGTTGTACAGCGGTTGCAGGTGTGAGTTGCCTGAGCAGAAGCTGTTGTTTCTGCCCCTGTACTGTGCTGCTCTGATCGGGGATATGCGGTGGGATGCGGGGTGA
- a CDS encoding AAA family ATPase yields the protein MTKKFHYTGTCIPERHFTVDISAKLDAVMELIDAGEYFTVNRPRQYGKSTFMFLLAKRLRSEKEYLALKISFEALGRSAFADEAAFSTAFLSLLKKQCVLHDMKERLKTATVGSSQTFTDLDAFITEFTKENKVVLLIDETDAATDNALFLQFLGLLRSKYLARNEGEDSTFHSVILAGVHDVKNMKHKISPESGGTNSPWNIAADFEIDLTFSSSDIETMLQEYADERKVALDIDAVAHRLHFFTSGHPFLVSKLCYLLDTIIMQPDSSWQKEDVDRAVDHILREKNTNFESLIKNLENNSELYRLVENILLKDIQLEYSEDNRLISQGVTYGIFGRDRTQPLHIHNLIYKERIYNYITLNLKIGQLIDKNIEQYSYQNQFITHERTLDFEKVLTKFQLFMKEQYSPKDTAFVERNWRLLYLAFLKPIINGHGFDFKEVQISEEKRLDVVITYNRQKYINELKIWKGAEQHKKGIAQLVDYLDRQGQNQGFLVIFDFRKKMEYRQEKVMVQGKEIFMVWV from the coding sequence ATGACAAAGAAATTTCATTACACCGGCACCTGCATCCCTGAACGGCATTTCACTGTCGATATTTCCGCTAAACTGGATGCTGTCATGGAACTGATTGATGCCGGGGAATACTTCACCGTCAATCGACCTCGACAATACGGCAAAAGTACCTTCATGTTTCTGCTGGCAAAAAGGTTGCGAAGCGAAAAGGAATACCTTGCCCTCAAGATCAGCTTTGAGGCTCTGGGTCGATCCGCCTTTGCCGATGAAGCCGCTTTTTCCACCGCCTTCCTCTCGCTGCTGAAAAAACAATGCGTCCTGCATGACATGAAAGAAAGGCTGAAGACCGCAACCGTCGGTTCTTCTCAAACCTTTACAGATCTGGACGCTTTTATCACCGAGTTCACCAAGGAGAACAAAGTCGTCCTGCTGATCGACGAGACAGATGCGGCCACGGACAACGCCCTTTTCCTCCAATTTCTCGGCCTGCTGCGGAGTAAGTATCTGGCCCGGAACGAGGGAGAAGACTCCACCTTTCACAGCGTGATTCTGGCCGGGGTCCATGATGTGAAAAATATGAAGCATAAGATCAGCCCGGAATCCGGCGGCACAAACAGCCCCTGGAATATTGCGGCGGATTTCGAGATTGATCTCACCTTTTCTTCCTCTGACATTGAAACGATGCTTCAGGAGTATGCGGACGAACGAAAGGTTGCTCTGGATATTGATGCTGTGGCCCACCGCCTCCATTTCTTTACCTCGGGCCATCCCTTTCTGGTCAGTAAACTCTGTTATCTGCTTGATACCATTATCATGCAGCCTGACAGTTCATGGCAGAAAGAAGATGTTGACCGGGCCGTTGATCATATCCTGCGGGAAAAAAACACGAACTTTGAGAGTTTGATCAAGAACCTGGAAAACAACAGCGAACTGTACAGGCTGGTGGAAAACATCCTGCTCAAGGATATTCAGCTGGAGTACAGCGAAGACAACCGTCTGATCAGTCAGGGCGTCACCTACGGCATTTTCGGCAGGGATAGAACTCAACCTCTTCATATTCATAATCTTATCTATAAAGAAAGGATCTATAACTACATCACCCTGAACCTCAAGATCGGGCAGCTCATAGATAAAAACATAGAACAGTACAGCTATCAGAATCAGTTCATTACCCATGAACGCACCCTGGACTTTGAAAAGGTATTAACGAAATTCCAGCTGTTCATGAAAGAACAGTACAGCCCGAAAGACACGGCTTTTGTGGAAAGAAACTGGCGGCTTCTCTATCTGGCCTTTCTCAAACCGATCATCAACGGCCACGGCTTTGATTTCAAGGAGGTGCAGATCTCAGAAGAAAAACGGCTGGATGTGGTCATCACCTATAATCGGCAAAAATATATCAATGAACTGAAAATCTGGAAGGGAGCAGAGCAGCATAAAAAAGGAATCGCCCAGCTTGTTGATTATCTGGACCGCCAAGGGCAGAACCAGGGCTTTCTTGTCATCTTTGATTTCCGAAAAAAGATGGAGTATCGGCAGGAGAAAGTGATGGTTCAGGGTAAGGAAATATTTATGGTTTGGGTGTAA
- a CDS encoding ATP-binding protein, with amino-acid sequence MFETTDELLQHIQLGEDSSLELKNLTYKGDRVASPHRNSMADELAAMANSGNGVFVLGVDDTSRSIIGIPKEKLDLVETWIREICNDLITPQLFCRIRKIPVVTESDVHPVILRIDVPKSLYVHQSPNGYFHRIGSSKRQMAPDVLARLFQQRSQARIIRFDEQAVMTALPNSLEKTLWQKFKTPLSPNDDDEFLLKLKLLTQDEDGKVCPSVSGVLMATQQPEQFITNAFIQAVCYRGKERNAAYQTDARDICGPLDIQISEAVNFVAKNMKNAALKDFGRQDIPQYSIQAILEAMVNAVAHRDYSIQGSKIRLHMFSDRIELFSPGAIPNTMTIDTLPLRQAARNELLTSLLARCPLPFEDFPSERKYLMDKRGEGVPIILSVSEELSGRRPKYRLLDDAELMLTIFAADPSREETF; translated from the coding sequence ATGTTTGAAACCACGGATGAACTGCTGCAACACATTCAACTCGGTGAAGACTCTTCGCTTGAATTGAAAAATCTTACGTATAAGGGTGATCGTGTAGCCAGTCCGCACAGAAATAGTATGGCAGACGAGCTGGCGGCCATGGCCAATTCCGGTAACGGCGTTTTTGTCTTGGGCGTTGACGATACATCCCGATCAATCATCGGTATTCCGAAAGAAAAACTCGATCTTGTTGAAACCTGGATCCGAGAGATCTGCAACGACCTCATTACCCCACAATTATTCTGCCGAATTCGAAAAATCCCGGTGGTAACTGAAAGCGACGTACATCCCGTTATTCTGCGAATTGATGTCCCGAAGAGTCTCTATGTTCATCAAAGTCCAAACGGATATTTCCATCGAATCGGCAGCTCAAAACGACAGATGGCACCGGATGTCTTAGCCAGACTTTTTCAGCAGCGGAGTCAGGCCAGAATAATCAGATTTGATGAACAGGCCGTTATGACGGCTCTCCCGAATAGCCTAGAAAAGACGCTCTGGCAAAAATTCAAAACTCCTTTATCTCCGAATGACGATGATGAATTTCTACTGAAGCTCAAATTGCTCACCCAAGACGAGGACGGTAAGGTCTGCCCTAGCGTCAGCGGAGTACTCATGGCAACTCAACAGCCGGAACAATTTATCACCAACGCCTTTATTCAGGCTGTCTGCTACAGAGGAAAAGAGCGTAATGCAGCCTATCAAACGGACGCAAGAGATATCTGCGGGCCGCTGGATATACAGATCTCCGAGGCAGTTAACTTTGTTGCAAAAAATATGAAAAATGCTGCCCTCAAAGATTTCGGACGACAGGATATTCCTCAATATTCAATTCAGGCTATCCTTGAAGCCATGGTGAACGCTGTTGCGCACAGGGATTATTCCATCCAGGGATCAAAAATCCGGCTGCATATGTTTTCAGACCGAATTGAGCTATTCTCTCCTGGAGCAATCCCCAACACTATGACGATTGATACGCTCCCGTTGCGTCAGGCAGCCCGGAATGAACTACTCACCAGTCTGCTTGCCCGCTGCCCGCTGCCTTTTGAGGATTTCCCTTCCGAGCGCAAATACCTCATGGATAAACGGGGAGAAGGTGTTCCCATTATTCTCTCGGTAAGCGAAGAGTTGTCCGGTCGACGACCGAAATATCGGCTTCTGGATGACGCGGAACTTATGCTGACCATCTTTGCGGCTGACCCGTCTCGTGAGGAGACTTTTTAA
- a CDS encoding PHP-associated domain-containing protein, whose amino-acid sequence MSEQWEFPGNKWWKFDFHTHTPASLNDYGREDTSCKEITPEEWLKQAMLAELDCVVVTDHNSGAWIDKLKKANTTLANQQDRPAWFRELTIFPGAELTVAGNRSRIHLLAVFDPSCDTSNVTAVLGGCGIYKGYGDEQQTCTSKSFVEVIQKIEENNNGNGIAIAAHIDGAKGLLQDVTSLKPELKKILKKLSVAEFCDPHTFDKADPVLRKAVDRLAKVGGSDAHKPDQIGRHFSWIKMSSPAIEGLRLALSDHTFSVKNQQEDPNQLPESFLSKLTIQSMQHCGRIKGRPFTLSLHPHFNSIIGGRGTGKSTVLESIRIAARRDQELNEGAPQVKRELDRFMQLSKQNGVMRNETEILLEVHRRGKIYRLRWRFDGAETVLEEQTESGWQGIESGDLTERFPISIFSQKQINELAANPRGLLDIIDRSPEVNRAEWQARWKTVESRFLQLREQQRELVRQLETEPQLRAKLNDVINDLKLYEEKGHGEVLKQYQKRSQQKNSLFDDSIFDNLSHELRELAASAELSDFPQHLFEEHDETREEIQTVHEQSAQEVQAVSTALEQLARRVEALQERRTTKISSSDWFLAVQASITAYEHLVEEYEEKNSSVSISLYGEWVQERNRLQHRLSKLESVRNEIKNIDKQIGEALNELLALRTELLEKRQEFLNKVIGNSPLVRMELIPFGDASSLENEYRSLLNLDYGKFTGSVYDPESKQGILYPLRRWEETKTPASELPDLIACVKEKTFDIAKGEGNGNHGAFDNRLKKMYDNQPAIFDRLAVWWPEDLLRVKYSKDPSSKKFDRLEKGSAGQKAAAILAFLLSHGSDPLIMDQPEDDLDNALIYDLIVEQIKTYKSQRQLIIITHNPNIVVNGDAELVHVLKFENGQVEIAQQGGLGEAAVRESVCTIMEGGRDAFEKRYKRITLEA is encoded by the coding sequence ATGAGCGAGCAATGGGAGTTCCCAGGAAACAAATGGTGGAAATTCGATTTCCATACCCACACGCCCGCATCTCTTAATGATTATGGTCGTGAAGATACCTCATGCAAAGAGATTACCCCTGAAGAATGGCTGAAACAGGCTATGCTTGCCGAGCTTGATTGCGTCGTGGTGACGGATCATAACTCTGGTGCTTGGATTGATAAATTAAAAAAGGCCAACACGACATTGGCCAATCAGCAAGACAGGCCAGCTTGGTTCAGAGAGCTGACAATTTTCCCAGGGGCTGAACTAACAGTCGCAGGAAACCGCAGCCGGATTCATCTGCTGGCTGTCTTTGATCCAAGCTGTGATACCAGCAACGTGACCGCTGTGTTAGGAGGATGCGGAATTTATAAAGGATACGGTGATGAGCAGCAGACATGTACCAGCAAAAGTTTTGTCGAGGTAATTCAAAAGATAGAAGAAAATAACAACGGGAACGGGATTGCCATTGCTGCGCACATTGATGGAGCAAAGGGACTCCTTCAAGATGTTACTTCATTAAAGCCGGAACTGAAGAAAATCCTGAAAAAGCTGTCGGTTGCTGAATTTTGCGATCCGCATACATTCGACAAGGCCGATCCTGTCTTAAGAAAGGCTGTGGACCGCCTTGCAAAAGTAGGTGGCTCCGATGCCCACAAACCTGATCAAATAGGACGACATTTCAGCTGGATCAAAATGAGTAGCCCGGCTATTGAAGGGCTGCGACTCGCCTTGTCAGATCATACCTTCTCTGTCAAAAACCAGCAGGAAGACCCAAATCAGCTACCTGAGAGCTTCCTGTCAAAATTAACCATTCAGTCCATGCAGCATTGCGGACGCATTAAGGGCCGCCCGTTCACCTTATCCCTGCACCCTCACTTTAATTCCATCATCGGTGGTAGAGGCACAGGAAAATCGACAGTGCTTGAGTCAATCCGCATAGCAGCACGGCGTGATCAGGAATTGAATGAGGGAGCACCCCAAGTAAAGAGGGAACTTGACAGGTTCATGCAGCTTTCGAAGCAGAACGGGGTCATGCGTAATGAGACCGAAATTCTGCTTGAAGTTCATCGTCGGGGCAAAATTTATCGCCTGCGCTGGCGGTTCGATGGTGCCGAGACCGTGCTGGAAGAACAGACCGAATCCGGCTGGCAGGGAATTGAATCGGGCGACCTGACCGAACGATTTCCGATAAGCATCTTCAGCCAGAAACAAATCAACGAACTTGCGGCAAACCCGCGAGGACTCCTTGATATTATAGACCGATCTCCCGAGGTGAACCGTGCTGAATGGCAGGCTCGGTGGAAAACTGTGGAAAGTCGCTTTCTGCAACTCCGGGAGCAGCAAAGGGAGTTGGTACGGCAACTTGAAACAGAACCGCAGCTTCGCGCCAAACTCAATGATGTGATCAATGACCTGAAGTTGTATGAGGAAAAAGGGCATGGGGAAGTGCTGAAGCAATACCAGAAAAGGAGCCAGCAAAAAAACAGCCTGTTTGATGACAGCATATTTGATAATCTTTCGCACGAACTTCGTGAGCTTGCTGCATCAGCCGAGTTGTCTGATTTCCCGCAACATCTCTTTGAAGAACATGATGAGACGCGAGAGGAAATACAAACTGTTCACGAACAGAGCGCACAGGAAGTGCAAGCGGTGAGCACTGCATTAGAGCAGTTAGCTAGGCGGGTTGAGGCATTACAAGAAAGGCGAACAACGAAAATTTCATCAAGCGACTGGTTTCTCGCGGTTCAGGCGAGCATCACCGCATATGAGCATTTGGTCGAAGAATACGAAGAAAAAAACAGTTCGGTGAGTATTTCACTGTACGGCGAATGGGTTCAGGAGCGTAACCGATTACAGCACCGGTTGAGCAAGCTGGAGTCTGTGCGGAACGAGATAAAGAATATAGATAAACAAATTGGCGAGGCCTTGAACGAACTTCTTGCACTGCGAACGGAGTTACTTGAAAAACGACAGGAATTTCTTAACAAGGTCATCGGAAACAGCCCATTGGTACGCATGGAGCTAATTCCTTTCGGTGATGCGAGCAGCCTGGAAAACGAATATAGGAGTCTGCTCAATCTTGATTATGGAAAATTTACCGGCTCAGTGTACGACCCGGAGAGCAAACAAGGGATTCTATACCCACTTCGCAGATGGGAGGAGACAAAGACACCTGCCTCCGAGCTGCCTGATCTCATTGCATGTGTTAAAGAAAAAACCTTTGATATCGCCAAAGGAGAAGGCAACGGCAATCATGGTGCTTTTGATAACCGCCTGAAAAAAATGTATGACAACCAACCCGCAATCTTTGATCGGCTTGCTGTCTGGTGGCCCGAAGATCTGCTACGGGTTAAATACTCCAAGGATCCTTCTTCCAAAAAATTTGATCGTCTGGAAAAAGGATCTGCCGGACAAAAGGCAGCAGCGATCCTGGCTTTTCTTTTGAGCCACGGCAGCGATCCTCTGATCATGGATCAGCCGGAAGATGATCTGGACAATGCATTGATTTACGACCTTATCGTTGAGCAGATCAAAACATATAAATCTCAACGGCAGCTCATCATTATTACCCATAATCCCAATATCGTTGTTAACGGCGATGCCGAGCTGGTCCATGTGCTGAAATTCGAGAACGGACAGGTCGAGATTGCGCAACAGGGCGGACTCGGAGAAGCCGCTGTCCGCGAGTCCGTTTGCACGATTATGGAGGGGGGACGTGATGCCTTTGAAAAACGGTACAAACGAATCACCTTGGAGGCATAG
- a CDS encoding BREX system ATP-binding domain-containing protein has translation MPDFFQMLEEADNFTLRRAVERLREGLFDPFGVSLLTARESQLNTVFDQGAQDLAKNKSTHLCVCGSYGQGKSHSLTYLRQRALQQGFAVSLINLDPREVPLHDFRQVYRALVSQISFPDSVDPLVKVWEQWTKGGYTKQLKGKKTDPLSIIPDDMPHVFKAVLTALASENMQLSRRQKGLKKHAAFRPREFPWILSNALNGNAPPVVRIRQALKYREVSFYKEQSLVCKGWEPYFDLVRGLGLMFQQMGYKGWVLLFDEAEAIAQTRINVRRKSYAILQRFFCPEEPLHGLYPVFAFTDDFFATVKGEDYERVDTRAETEQPYFAENYAKAWRRLNIHDLHGLSAREWQTLAEKLIHVHGKAYDWQPESKELQKQLAATLKETGAQEARLKIKALVNQLDFVQQEIVLR, from the coding sequence ATGCCGGATTTTTTTCAGATGCTGGAAGAGGCGGATAATTTTACCTTGCGCCGGGCTGTGGAACGCTTACGGGAGGGGCTTTTTGATCCTTTTGGGGTGAGCCTGCTCACCGCCCGTGAGAGCCAATTGAACACGGTCTTTGATCAGGGTGCGCAGGATTTAGCCAAGAACAAGTCCACCCATCTCTGCGTGTGCGGCTCCTATGGTCAGGGAAAATCCCATAGCCTGACCTATCTGCGCCAACGGGCCTTGCAACAGGGCTTTGCGGTCAGCTTAATCAATCTTGATCCCAGGGAAGTGCCGCTGCATGACTTTCGCCAGGTCTACCGTGCTCTGGTGAGCCAGATTTCCTTTCCTGACAGCGTTGACCCGCTGGTCAAGGTCTGGGAGCAATGGACCAAAGGGGGATATACAAAACAGCTCAAAGGCAAAAAGACTGATCCCCTCTCAATCATTCCTGACGATATGCCCCATGTTTTTAAAGCTGTGCTCACCGCCTTGGCGAGTGAAAACATGCAGCTTTCCAGACGGCAAAAAGGCTTGAAAAAACATGCTGCTTTTCGGCCTCGGGAATTTCCCTGGATCCTGAGCAATGCCCTGAACGGCAATGCGCCGCCCGTGGTTCGCATCAGGCAGGCCCTGAAATATCGTGAGGTTTCCTTTTACAAGGAGCAATCCCTGGTCTGCAAGGGCTGGGAACCATATTTTGATTTAGTCAGAGGACTGGGCCTTATGTTTCAGCAGATGGGCTATAAGGGCTGGGTGCTGCTGTTTGACGAGGCCGAGGCCATTGCCCAGACCCGGATCAATGTACGTCGCAAAAGCTACGCCATTTTACAACGCTTTTTCTGCCCGGAGGAGCCGTTACACGGCCTGTACCCGGTGTTCGCCTTTACTGATGATTTTTTCGCCACAGTCAAGGGCGAGGATTACGAGCGGGTGGATACTCGTGCTGAGACGGAGCAGCCCTATTTTGCGGAAAACTATGCCAAGGCTTGGCGTCGCCTGAACATCCATGACTTGCACGGTCTGTCCGCTCGGGAATGGCAAACCCTGGCTGAGAAGTTGATTCATGTGCATGGCAAGGCCTATGACTGGCAGCCGGAATCGAAGGAATTACAGAAGCAGTTGGCTGCCACCCTCAAGGAAACTGGTGCGCAGGAGGCCCGTTTGAAAATAAAGGCGTTGGTGAATCAGTTGGATTTTGTGCAGCAGGAGATTGTTTTGAGGTGA